In one window of Thermodesulfobacteriota bacterium DNA:
- a CDS encoding DnaJ C-terminal domain-containing protein — protein MAKDYYATLGVPRNASEEEIKKAYRRLAREFHPDLHPDKRAEMEAKFKDINEAYQVLNDPKKRADYDLTGHVGFETGTGAPGYAPGGVNFEDFGFGFEDIFGELFGRGRPGRRVAQRGEDLEYRLTLDFLQAAKGAETEITIPRPTGAETLKVRIPPGVVTGSRVRVAGKGGEGLAGGPPGDLYILLAVRPHPYFRRENRDIYVDVPITLKEALIGAEIEVPTIDGSVRIKVPPGTQSGQMLRITGKGVYGLTRGNEYAVVKIMVPGKIDDRSRELMEEFESRNPYEPRKGLW, from the coding sequence ATGGCCAAAGACTATTACGCAACGCTCGGGGTCCCGAGGAACGCTTCGGAAGAAGAGATAAAAAAGGCTTACAGAAGGCTCGCCCGGGAATTCCATCCCGACCTCCATCCGGACAAGAGGGCCGAGATGGAGGCGAAGTTCAAGGATATAAACGAGGCATATCAGGTACTTAACGACCCAAAAAAGCGCGCCGACTACGACCTTACCGGCCACGTCGGGTTCGAGACGGGCACAGGCGCCCCGGGCTACGCGCCCGGCGGGGTCAATTTCGAGGATTTCGGCTTCGGTTTCGAGGACATTTTCGGCGAGCTCTTCGGAAGGGGCAGGCCCGGAAGGAGGGTGGCGCAAAGGGGTGAGGACCTCGAGTACAGGCTGACCCTGGATTTCCTCCAGGCCGCAAAGGGGGCTGAGACAGAAATAACGATACCCAGGCCGACCGGGGCCGAGACGCTAAAGGTCAGGATACCTCCTGGAGTCGTGACCGGCTCGAGGGTAAGGGTTGCGGGAAAAGGCGGCGAAGGCCTTGCAGGAGGGCCGCCCGGAGACCTCTATATACTCCTGGCAGTAAGGCCGCATCCTTATTTCAGGAGGGAAAACAGGGACATATACGTGGACGTGCCGATAACCTTAAAGGAGGCCCTCATAGGCGCCGAAATAGAAGTGCCCACCATAGACGGCAGCGTCAGGATAAAGGTGCCGCCCGGGACCCAGTCCGGGCAGATGCTCAGGATCACGGGCAAGGGAGTGTACGGCCTCACACGCGGAAACGAATACGCGGTCGTTAAAATCATGGTCCCCGGGAAGATAGACGACAGGTCCAGGGAACTAATGG
- the dnaK gene encoding molecular chaperone DnaK, translating into MGKIIGIDLGTTNSVVAVMEAGEPKVIVNEEGSRITPSVVAFTKDKEILVGQVAKRQAVTNPENTIFSIKRFMGRKSEEVTEEMTMVPYKTEKDDQGRAVVVSGNMGKTFTPPEISAMILQKLKRSAEAYLGEPVTEAVITVPAYFNDAQRQATKDAGKIAGLDVKRIINEPTASSLAYGLDKKKEEKIAVYDFGGGTFDISILEVGEGVFEVKSTNGDTHLGGDNFDQKIIDWLISEFKKDQGIDLSKDRMALQRLKEAAEKAKIELSSTMETEINLPFITADATGPKHLVMRLSRAKLDQLCDDLVQRSKRPCEQALRDAGLSPSDIDEVVLVGGMTRMPAITKLVKEFFGKEPHKGVNPDEVVAIGAAIQGAVLAGEVKDVVLLDVTPLSLGVETLGGVMTTLITRNTTIPARKKETFTTATDNQTQVEIHVLQGERPMARDNRTLGRFNLLGIPPAPRGVPQVEVAFDIDANGILHVSAKDMASGKEQKITITASSGLAKDEVEKMVKEAESHADEDKKRKEAIETRNQLDSLIYSTEKIINENRAKLPEEDVKAAEEALAEGKKALESNEPDTLKDAVGKVTAASHKIAEVLYKTAAQQPGEEGEKKKEGDVVEAEVVDDQQK; encoded by the coding sequence ATGGGAAAGATCATCGGCATAGACCTCGGCACCACCAACTCGGTCGTTGCGGTCATGGAGGCCGGGGAGCCGAAAGTCATAGTGAACGAGGAGGGGAGCCGCATAACCCCCTCGGTGGTCGCCTTTACAAAGGACAAGGAGATACTCGTGGGGCAGGTCGCCAAGAGGCAGGCCGTGACTAACCCCGAAAACACCATCTTCTCGATAAAAAGGTTCATGGGCCGCAAATCCGAAGAGGTCACCGAGGAGATGACGATGGTGCCCTACAAGACCGAGAAGGACGACCAGGGCAGGGCCGTCGTCGTTTCCGGCAACATGGGAAAGACATTCACCCCGCCTGAGATATCGGCCATGATACTCCAGAAGCTCAAGAGGTCTGCCGAGGCCTACCTGGGCGAGCCCGTGACCGAGGCCGTCATAACCGTGCCCGCCTATTTTAACGACGCTCAGAGGCAGGCCACGAAAGACGCAGGCAAGATCGCCGGCCTCGACGTAAAGAGGATAATAAACGAGCCCACGGCCTCTTCCCTGGCCTACGGCCTCGACAAGAAAAAGGAAGAGAAGATAGCCGTCTACGACTTCGGCGGCGGCACCTTCGACATATCCATACTGGAAGTCGGCGAAGGGGTCTTCGAGGTCAAATCCACGAACGGCGACACCCACCTCGGAGGCGACAACTTCGACCAGAAGATAATCGACTGGCTCATATCCGAATTCAAGAAGGACCAGGGCATAGACCTCTCGAAGGACAGGATGGCCCTGCAGAGGCTTAAGGAAGCGGCCGAGAAGGCAAAGATCGAGCTCTCCTCGACAATGGAGACCGAGATAAACCTGCCCTTCATAACCGCGGACGCGACCGGCCCCAAGCACCTCGTAATGAGGCTTTCTAGGGCCAAGCTCGATCAGCTCTGCGACGACCTGGTGCAGAGGAGCAAGAGGCCCTGCGAGCAGGCGCTCCGCGACGCGGGCCTTAGCCCCTCTGACATTGACGAGGTCGTGCTCGTGGGCGGCATGACCAGGATGCCCGCGATAACGAAGCTCGTAAAGGAGTTCTTCGGCAAGGAGCCGCACAAGGGCGTGAACCCGGACGAGGTCGTGGCCATAGGCGCCGCCATACAGGGAGCGGTCCTCGCCGGAGAGGTGAAGGACGTGGTGCTCCTCGACGTTACGCCGCTTTCGCTGGGCGTAGAGACCCTCGGCGGCGTCATGACGACCCTCATAACCAGGAACACGACCATTCCGGCGAGGAAGAAGGAGACCTTCACTACGGCGACCGACAACCAGACGCAGGTCGAGATACACGTCCTTCAGGGCGAAAGGCCGATGGCGCGCGACAACAGGACGCTCGGGAGGTTCAACCTCTTGGGCATACCTCCGGCGCCGAGGGGAGTGCCGCAGGTGGAGGTGGCCTTTGACATTGACGCGAACGGCATACTGCACGTCTCGGCAAAGGACATGGCCAGCGGCAAGGAGCAGAAGATAACCATAACGGCGTCGAGCGGCCTTGCGAAAGACGAGGTCGAGAAGATGGTCAAGGAAGCCGAGTCGCACGCGGATGAGGACAAAAAGCGTAAGGAAGCCATAGAGACCAGAAACCAGCTCGACTCCCTCATCTACTCGACGGAGAAGATAATAAACGAGAACCGCGCAAAGCTCCCGGAAGAGGATGTGAAGGCCGCGGAGGAGGCCCTTGCAGAAGGCAAGAAGGCGCTCGAGTCAAACGAGCCCGATACCCTCAAGGACGCCGTAGGAAAGGTCACGGCAGCCTCGCACAAGATAGCCGAGGTCCTTTACAAGACCGCGGCACAACAGCCCGGCGAAGAAGGCGAGAAGAAGAAGGAGGGCGATGTGGTCGAGGCCGAGGTGGTGGACGACCAGCAGAAGTAA
- a CDS encoding cytochrome c1, whose amino-acid sequence MARAFLIVIAFFAALSSPAFAQLQRERVEFDLGPEAYSRGMGLYMQHCVACHGLKYFRGPDAPDGIPPALDPESAQAAFGVVPPDLTLMASARGKGLEGAEYLYDLLTTYYIADGEIRNRAFAEETHTEGAIAMPPPIPMDDPELSEKSRDIAAFLYLVSEPSLADRKSLGPWVLGYMALLTAVLYVLNRYTWKEEKRKLKV is encoded by the coding sequence GTGGCTAGGGCCTTTCTCATTGTAATCGCCTTTTTTGCGGCCTTGAGCTCTCCGGCATTTGCCCAGCTGCAAAGGGAACGGGTGGAATTCGACCTGGGCCCCGAGGCTTATTCAAGGGGCATGGGGCTTTACATGCAGCACTGCGTTGCCTGCCACGGGCTTAAGTACTTCAGGGGCCCGGACGCGCCTGACGGCATACCACCGGCACTGGACCCCGAGTCCGCCCAGGCGGCATTCGGTGTAGTGCCGCCTGACCTGACCCTCATGGCCTCTGCCAGGGGAAAGGGGCTTGAAGGCGCGGAGTATTTATACGACCTTCTTACCACCTACTATATAGCGGACGGTGAGATACGGAACCGCGCCTTTGCCGAGGAGACCCACACCGAAGGCGCCATAGCAATGCCGCCCCCCATCCCGATGGACGACCCGGAGCTTTCGGAAAAGTCGAGGGATATCGCCGCGTTCCTCTATCTCGTCTCTGAGCCCTCCCTTGCAGACAGGAAAAGCCTGGGCCCCTGGGTTTTAGGGTACATGGCCCTCCTTACGGCGGTCCTCTACGTCCTTAACCGCTATACCTGGAAAGAAGAGAAGAGGAAGCTCAAGGTCTGA
- a CDS encoding cytochrome b/b6: MARYLDWIDKRLPLSEFIEKHITGYPTPKNINYFWNFGSVLGVFFVIQVVTGVWLAMYYKPDEALAFDSVQHIMRDVHYGWLIRYLHAVGATGIFFALYVHMGRGLYYGSYKGPRELLWWIGLLIFLGFMAEAFMGYLLPWGQMSFWGATVITNLFTAIPFVGQGLTVWLRGDFAVGDATLTRFYSLHTTLFPFAILGGLIVLHLSALHRVGSGNPEGIEYDKKGPEMVPFSPYFITKDAWFLSLVLTVFLYFVFFRPDAFMEPVNNEPANPLKTPLHIVPEWYFLPFYAILRSIPDKLGGAIAMGASIFILALLPFIDRSKVRSGRHRPIKKVLTWVFFLNFILLGYIGLYPPDFISPVGVRMYVLGMVATIIYFLYFALLPVLPYFERTTEPGKDGRRG, encoded by the coding sequence ATGGCCCGGTACCTCGATTGGATAGATAAGCGCCTTCCCCTCTCCGAGTTCATCGAGAAGCACATAACGGGCTATCCCACCCCGAAAAACATCAATTACTTCTGGAACTTCGGCTCGGTCCTCGGCGTATTTTTCGTGATACAGGTCGTAACCGGGGTCTGGCTCGCCATGTACTATAAGCCTGACGAGGCCCTCGCCTTCGACAGCGTCCAGCACATAATGCGGGATGTGCATTACGGGTGGCTTATACGCTATCTCCACGCAGTCGGCGCAACGGGCATCTTCTTCGCCCTTTATGTGCACATGGGAAGGGGGCTCTACTACGGCTCCTATAAAGGCCCAAGAGAGCTACTATGGTGGATAGGCCTCCTCATTTTCCTGGGCTTCATGGCAGAGGCCTTCATGGGCTATCTCCTCCCCTGGGGGCAGATGTCCTTTTGGGGCGCTACCGTCATAACCAACCTCTTTACGGCCATCCCGTTCGTGGGGCAAGGGCTTACGGTCTGGCTCCGGGGCGACTTTGCCGTCGGGGACGCGACGCTTACACGTTTCTACTCGCTCCACACGACGCTTTTCCCTTTCGCCATACTCGGGGGGCTTATAGTCCTCCACCTCTCCGCCCTCCACAGGGTCGGCTCCGGCAACCCCGAAGGGATAGAGTACGATAAAAAGGGGCCTGAGATGGTGCCCTTTTCACCGTATTTCATAACCAAAGACGCATGGTTTTTGAGCCTTGTCCTTACAGTATTCCTTTATTTCGTCTTCTTCCGGCCGGACGCATTCATGGAGCCCGTAAATAACGAGCCGGCAAACCCTCTTAAGACCCCGCTCCACATCGTGCCCGAGTGGTACTTCCTCCCCTTCTATGCGATCCTGAGGTCCATTCCGGACAAGCTCGGCGGCGCCATTGCGATGGGCGCGTCCATATTCATCCTGGCGCTCCTCCCCTTCATCGACCGCTCGAAGGTGCGTAGCGGAAGACACAGGCCGATCAAGAAAGTCCTCACCTGGGTGTTTTTCCTGAATTTCATCCTCCTCGGCTACATAGGCCTCTATCCGCCGGACTTCATATCCCCTGTCGGCGTGAGGATGTATGTCCTCGGCATGGTAGCGACAATCATCTACTTCCTCTATTTCGCGCTCCTCCCGGTCCTGCCGTATTTCGAAAGGACAACGGAGCCCGGAAAGGATGGGCGGCGTGGCTAG
- the petA gene encoding ubiquinol-cytochrome c reductase iron-sulfur subunit, with amino-acid sequence MMAIDLKGIVSRRKFMTGAAAFLGALGAAFAAVPFIKAMSPTKDILAAGVQEVDISTLREGELRTIIWRKQPVFILRRTPAMIEEASLISPATLADPAAPDERAVDPGLFVSIGICTHLGCIPQFRKAVPETGVAGFYCPCHGGKYDSIGRRLGGPPPENLRLLPYRVEGQTLILGTERFGGYGENVRKIQDLPAI; translated from the coding sequence ATGATGGCAATAGACCTGAAGGGCATCGTAAGCCGGCGAAAGTTCATGACCGGAGCTGCCGCGTTCCTCGGAGCGCTTGGCGCGGCTTTTGCCGCGGTCCCTTTCATAAAGGCCATGAGCCCTACAAAGGACATCCTCGCGGCAGGGGTCCAGGAGGTTGACATCTCCACCCTCCGCGAAGGGGAGCTCCGGACCATAATCTGGAGAAAGCAGCCCGTATTCATACTCCGGCGCACCCCGGCCATGATAGAAGAGGCTTCCCTCATAAGCCCGGCAACCCTCGCAGACCCGGCAGCGCCGGACGAGCGGGCCGTGGACCCGGGCCTCTTTGTCTCGATAGGCATATGCACGCACCTGGGCTGCATACCGCAGTTCAGGAAAGCTGTGCCTGAGACAGGGGTCGCGGGCTTCTACTGCCCCTGCCACGGCGGGAAATACGACAGCATCGGGAGGAGGCTCGGCGGCCCGCCACCGGAAAACCTTAGGCTCCTCCCTTACCGGGTCGAGGGCCAGACTCTCATACTAGGCACCGAGCGTTTCGGCGGCTACGGCGAGAACGTAAGGAAGATACAGGACCTGCCCGCAATTTAG
- a CDS encoding cytochrome c3 family protein — translation MRKTALAMLASFTAVLLLAPALHAEDTYIHYLKNKQEPADCFESRDGYSNVTRTEAEPGLPNVKCSNKTGGVLWWGDPFDGTEPMGEMPVEADYTHEEAVVKPRTGQLKYYMPCTACHNGSMVPYPKDKNPRPLAMHQDIVPDSMNLQHGQGAIWCLDCHNARNRDTLIDHRGGEISLNQPQRLCGKCHGEVYSDWRDGIHGKRIGGWDKGGKKRWWVCTECHNPHTVQEKRYDPIAPEPRPQYPRTRANADHERGHGAGH, via the coding sequence ATGAGGAAGACCGCGCTCGCCATGCTGGCCTCCTTTACGGCCGTCCTTTTGCTGGCCCCCGCGCTCCATGCGGAGGACACGTACATACATTACCTCAAGAACAAGCAGGAACCAGCAGACTGCTTCGAGAGCAGGGACGGGTACTCGAACGTGACCCGGACCGAAGCCGAGCCCGGGCTTCCGAACGTAAAGTGCTCGAACAAGACCGGCGGCGTGCTCTGGTGGGGAGACCCATTCGACGGCACAGAGCCCATGGGCGAGATGCCCGTCGAGGCGGATTACACCCATGAGGAGGCGGTCGTAAAGCCGAGGACCGGGCAGCTCAAATATTATATGCCCTGCACCGCCTGCCACAACGGAAGCATGGTGCCCTACCCCAAGGACAAGAACCCGAGGCCCCTTGCCATGCACCAGGACATCGTGCCTGACTCTATGAATCTCCAGCACGGGCAGGGCGCGATATGGTGCCTCGACTGCCACAACGCGAGGAACAGGGACACCCTAATCGACCACAGGGGCGGGGAGATCAGCCTCAACCAGCCCCAGAGGCTCTGCGGCAAGTGCCACGGAGAGGTATACTCCGACTGGCGGGACGGCATCCACGGGAAAAGGATCGGCGGCTGGGACAAAGGCGGCAAGAAAAGGTGGTGGGTCTGCACCGAATGCCATAACCCCCATACGGTCCAGGAAAAAAGGTACGACCCCATAGCGCCGGAGCCCAGGCCCCAGTACCCGAGGACACGCGCCAACGCTGACCACGAAAGAGGCCACGGCGCGGGCCACTGA
- the nrfD gene encoding polysulfide reductase NrfD: MKPLIRFALDSSMYVARGSAIFYGWIIFLGFLSFLMLLGAYEQFTKGMIVTNYNDQVSWGLYEAQFVFLVGVAAAAVTVVFPSYVYHHKKMKEIVVLGELLAVSAVCMVMIFIMFHMGRPDRLWHLIPVIGIFNWPHSMLTWDVVVLNGYLGLNAVCAFYYLYMKYTGREVNKLFYMPLVYISIVWALSIHTVTAFLLNTMPARPMWFHSSLPIKFIATAFAAGPSMIILSFLVINKFTKLKIADEAIETLAQIVTWCLGITIFLGLSEVVTELYPSTEHSFSLQYLIFGKHGLTGLVVWYWSAVVLLLAAFFMLLTPSLRKNHKLWLPLACVFTFAGVWIDKGMGLVVPAFIPSPIGELSEYTPSAIEIVNTLGGWATGLLIFTVLAKGAIGVLLGEVKYRAATDLASEFSSEWQPVVHSSEEIRK, from the coding sequence ATGAAGCCTCTTATCCGTTTTGCCCTGGACTCGTCCATGTACGTGGCCAGGGGAAGCGCAATCTTCTACGGCTGGATAATTTTCCTGGGCTTTCTCTCGTTCCTCATGCTCCTTGGCGCGTACGAGCAGTTCACAAAGGGCATGATCGTCACGAACTACAACGACCAGGTGAGCTGGGGGCTCTACGAGGCCCAGTTCGTCTTCCTTGTCGGCGTCGCAGCCGCGGCCGTGACGGTCGTATTCCCCTCCTACGTCTACCACCACAAGAAGATGAAGGAGATCGTGGTCCTCGGCGAGCTCCTGGCCGTTTCCGCGGTCTGCATGGTCATGATATTCATAATGTTCCACATGGGGCGGCCCGACAGGCTCTGGCACCTCATCCCCGTGATAGGCATATTCAACTGGCCGCACTCCATGCTCACCTGGGACGTCGTCGTCCTTAACGGCTATCTCGGCCTGAACGCGGTATGCGCCTTCTATTACCTCTACATGAAGTACACGGGCCGGGAGGTCAACAAGCTCTTCTACATGCCGCTCGTCTACATCTCCATAGTCTGGGCGCTCTCCATACACACTGTGACGGCGTTTCTCCTTAACACAATGCCAGCGAGGCCCATGTGGTTCCATTCCTCGTTGCCCATAAAGTTCATAGCCACGGCCTTTGCAGCCGGACCGTCGATGATAATATTATCCTTTCTGGTGATCAACAAGTTCACGAAGCTCAAGATAGCCGACGAGGCCATCGAGACCCTCGCCCAGATAGTCACTTGGTGCCTGGGAATAACGATATTCCTCGGCTTGTCCGAGGTCGTTACCGAGCTCTATCCCTCGACCGAGCACTCGTTCTCGCTCCAGTACCTCATATTCGGCAAGCACGGGCTCACGGGCCTGGTCGTCTGGTACTGGAGCGCGGTCGTACTTCTCCTGGCGGCGTTCTTCATGCTCCTTACGCCGTCCCTCAGGAAAAACCACAAGCTATGGCTCCCGCTCGCCTGCGTTTTCACCTTCGCTGGCGTATGGATAGACAAGGGCATGGGCCTCGTTGTCCCGGCGTTCATCCCCTCGCCCATAGGCGAGCTATCGGAGTACACGCCCTCGGCGATAGAGATAGTAAATACGCTCGGCGGCTGGGCGACTGGCCTTCTCATATTCACGGTCCTCGCAAAAGGCGCGATAGGCGTGCTCCTGGGAGAGGTAAAGTACAGGGCGGCGACGGACCTTGCGAGCGAGTTTTCAAGCGAGTGGCAGCCCGTCGTCCATTCGAGCGAGGAGATACGCAAATGA
- a CDS encoding 4Fe-4S dicluster domain-containing protein, which produces MSEPRDKDEKKKDAPLKPDETSRREFLGGAGLSVTAAALSGAGALLSGSDEAEAKATWGEWFQKNYRLMTEDEKREAVLRLEKRYTEEFGKKTTVDSAPAQEGVLFGYALNIQKCIGCRRCVYACVKENNQSRDNPEIQWIRVLKMEKGNFLAENMDKGYPDPAGIQVGGNAYQNSGVVLEGEHYYEPAEVPEKGHFYFPMQCMQCEKPPCVKVCPVRTTYRDPDGIVVIDYNWCIGCRMCIAACPYWARRFNWGEPNLPAEEMNPVTHYLGNRPRMKGVAEKCTFCLQRTRQGRYTACVEVCPVGARKFGNLLDPNSEVRKILDKKKVFRLKAELNTYPKFFYFMD; this is translated from the coding sequence GTGTCTGAACCCAGGGACAAGGACGAAAAGAAAAAGGACGCGCCGCTTAAACCGGACGAAACGTCACGCCGTGAATTTCTGGGCGGCGCGGGGCTCTCCGTCACGGCCGCGGCCCTCTCTGGCGCGGGGGCGCTCCTTTCCGGTTCGGACGAGGCCGAGGCCAAGGCCACCTGGGGCGAGTGGTTCCAGAAGAACTACCGCCTGATGACCGAAGACGAAAAGAGGGAGGCCGTCCTCCGGCTCGAAAAGAGATATACCGAGGAGTTCGGGAAAAAGACCACCGTCGACAGCGCGCCTGCACAGGAAGGGGTCCTCTTCGGCTACGCATTGAACATCCAGAAGTGCATCGGGTGCAGGCGGTGCGTTTACGCCTGCGTGAAGGAAAATAACCAGTCCCGCGACAACCCCGAGATACAGTGGATACGCGTCCTGAAGATGGAAAAGGGGAACTTCCTCGCCGAGAACATGGACAAGGGCTACCCCGACCCCGCCGGCATACAGGTCGGCGGGAACGCCTACCAGAACTCGGGCGTGGTGCTCGAAGGCGAGCACTACTACGAGCCCGCCGAGGTGCCGGAAAAGGGGCACTTCTATTTCCCGATGCAGTGCATGCAGTGCGAAAAGCCGCCCTGCGTCAAGGTCTGCCCGGTCCGCACCACCTACAGGGACCCTGACGGCATAGTGGTAATAGACTACAACTGGTGCATCGGCTGCAGGATGTGCATTGCCGCCTGCCCCTACTGGGCCCGGAGGTTCAACTGGGGCGAGCCCAACCTCCCTGCCGAGGAGATGAACCCGGTGACGCATTACCTCGGGAACCGCCCGAGGATGAAGGGCGTAGCCGAGAAGTGCACCTTCTGCCTCCAGAGGACCAGGCAGGGGCGCTACACGGCCTGCGTCGAGGTCTGCCCTGTAGGCGCGAGGAAGTTCGGGAACCTCCTCGACCCGAATAGCGAGGTAAGAAAAATCCTCGACAAGAAGAAGGTGTTCAGGCTCAAGGCCGAGCTCAACACCTACCCGAAGTTCTTCTATTTCATGGATTAA